The Nitrosospira lacus genome window below encodes:
- a CDS encoding CHRD domain-containing protein: protein MNGGTAYANIHSVIFPAGEIRGFLAPVPEPEAYAMLLAGLAMIGAVAPPRLTGKQRGTPLAPRSLIE, encoded by the coding sequence TTGAATGGAGGTACGGCCTACGCGAATATTCACTCCGTTATATTCCCCGCAGGGGAGATCCGTGGCTTTCTTGCACCTGTCCCCGAACCAGAAGCCTATGCGATGCTGCTGGCCGGTCTTGCCATGATAGGCGCGGTCGCGCCGCCGCGTCTGACCGGGAAGCAACGAGGAACACCGTTGGCCCCTCGTTCTTTGATTGAGTAG
- a CDS encoding helix-turn-helix domain-containing protein, whose amino-acid sequence MFKINVTVTKSHQMEDSYVRLLKAARELKGAKNAAAVALLLNISEQTLHNWKSRGVPRRNLVDIEARIGAYPMWIATGEGDMNAGMRSGQSTGALIIDVITAMRSMSSEDMRLIAELCKKFGKEKRGVGWQEDASTAWKLTSTHSFWSDRRTVERRKIDNPKWQGAKDRRKYERSAANRQS is encoded by the coding sequence TTGTTTAAAATAAACGTTACCGTGACCAAATCCCACCAAATGGAAGATAGTTATGTGCGGCTCCTAAAAGCGGCCAGGGAGCTCAAGGGAGCAAAAAATGCAGCCGCCGTTGCGTTGCTGCTCAACATTTCGGAGCAAACGCTCCATAATTGGAAAAGCAGAGGTGTTCCACGAAGAAATCTAGTTGATATTGAAGCCAGAATCGGCGCTTATCCGATGTGGATTGCTACCGGAGAGGGCGACATGAACGCAGGAATGCGCTCCGGTCAGTCCACCGGGGCCCTTATTATCGATGTAATAACCGCGATGAGATCCATGTCATCGGAAGACATGCGTTTAATCGCGGAACTATGTAAAAAATTTGGTAAGGAAAAACGCGGTGTCGGTTGGCAGGAGGATGCAAGTACCGCCTGGAAGCTTACTTCAACTCATTCATTCTGGTCAGATCGAAGGACTGTTGAACGGAGAAAAATCGATAACCCAAAATGGCAAGGAGCTAAAGACAGGCGAAAATATGAAAGGAGTGCAGCAAACCGCCAAAGTTAA
- a CDS encoding EAL domain-containing protein, translating to MTFAVFLSLTLVSWSVVRDLQERDANNRFDNRLADVISQIQTSFSSYDQVLKGALGHLLASEFVTRDEWRKYVSTLRLGNNPAILGLGFAKSIRPDEMHAHLASIRAEGFPTYRVWPESPREEYTSIVYLEPFSGKNMRALGYDMYSHPVRRAAMSRARDSGETTLSGKIRLVQETEADGQEGVLMYTPYYGRGNLPETLEQRRASLVGYVYAPFRMDDFIGAVLRAELDDLDIRIFDTQSVAQDFPLFDSSKNQPVQSSIPQFRKTITIPVYGQTWTIDVTSRPQFEHAVASQEPWLVLLGGIVVSILTAMVVFMLAVNREKIDAIRQANKELLSAIKDQQAATLELSNSKQRTQRILESITDAFFTLDREWRFTYLNKEAETLLEQNRSILLGKNVWEEFKEAVGSTFEREFHRALHENASVAFEDFYSPLGKWFEVHAYPSEEGLAVYFRDITERKRSETEREKLYQEKLLLLESTGKGIYGIDLEGRCMFINSAAAHMLGYAVSDLLGQHMHALTHNRRADGTIYPVEQCAILQTLRIQRPSHADDDVFWRKDGRCLPVEFTSHPIVESGETTGTVVIFSDITQRKDAELARREADARIREQASLLDKAKDAIIVRSINHHIQFWNQGAERLYGWTLEEVNGKSIENILYDDSTAFHEAMQLVLRDDEWRGELTQRRKDGSTLITEGHWTLVRDDKDQPQSILTINTDITQRKAAEDEIHHLAFYDSLTQLPNRQLLLDRLQQALAASARSHNMGALLFIDLDNFKTLNDTLGHDTGDLLLRQVAPRLVSCVRENDTVARLGGDEFVVVLTGDLGSHSHEAVAQIKMICERILAAFTEPFHLGAYEHHSTPSIGVALFNDQPTTLDELLKRADLAMYQAKASGRNAMCFFDPDMQEVVNVRVVLESDLRRGLEKKEFLLHYQPQVDGNGRVTGAEALVRWQHSRRGLLPPAEFIPHAEESGLIYPLGHWVLETACSQLSAWSARPETARLNMAINVSPRQFRHPDFVDQVLSALDHTGADPQKLKLELTENLLVHNVEDIIAKMATLKTRGVGFALDDFGTGYSSLYYLKRLPLGWLKIDQSFIRELLTDPHDATIVRAILVLAKSMGLSVIAEGVETNAQKSFLAQHGCDAYQGYLFSRPLTFEQFEVFYSRKDTA from the coding sequence TTGACATTCGCGGTCTTTTTGTCCCTCACGCTAGTGAGTTGGTCGGTTGTCAGGGATTTACAGGAGCGCGATGCAAACAATCGGTTTGATAACCGGCTGGCCGATGTTATCTCACAGATCCAGACCAGCTTCTCAAGCTATGATCAAGTACTGAAAGGCGCCTTGGGGCACCTGCTCGCTTCTGAATTCGTTACTCGCGATGAATGGCGCAAGTATGTGAGTACATTACGTTTAGGGAATAATCCGGCAATTCTGGGTCTCGGGTTTGCGAAATCCATTCGTCCAGATGAAATGCACGCGCATCTTGCCTCCATTCGCGCGGAAGGCTTTCCCACGTACAGGGTTTGGCCCGAGTCACCTCGAGAAGAGTACACCTCTATCGTTTATCTGGAACCGTTCTCCGGCAAGAATATGCGGGCACTGGGATATGACATGTATTCACATCCCGTCCGGCGTGCTGCCATGTCGCGTGCACGCGATTCCGGAGAGACCACGCTCTCCGGCAAGATAAGACTTGTGCAGGAAACCGAAGCGGATGGACAGGAAGGGGTTCTTATGTATACGCCCTACTATGGGCGCGGAAATTTGCCGGAAACGCTTGAACAAAGGCGCGCGTCGCTTGTTGGCTATGTCTATGCGCCGTTCAGGATGGATGATTTCATAGGAGCCGTTCTTCGCGCCGAACTTGATGATCTTGACATAAGAATCTTTGACACCCAATCAGTTGCACAGGATTTTCCGCTTTTCGATAGTAGCAAGAATCAGCCCGTGCAAAGTTCCATACCGCAATTCAGAAAAACAATCACCATTCCGGTTTATGGCCAGACATGGACGATCGACGTCACCTCGCGTCCCCAGTTTGAGCATGCCGTCGCCAGCCAGGAACCTTGGCTCGTATTGCTCGGCGGGATTGTGGTAAGCATTCTGACTGCCATGGTTGTATTTATGCTCGCGGTAAACAGGGAAAAGATCGACGCTATAAGGCAGGCAAATAAAGAATTGCTATCCGCAATTAAAGATCAGCAGGCTGCAACCCTGGAGCTTTCCAACTCAAAGCAACGCACTCAAAGAATCCTGGAAAGTATTACCGACGCTTTTTTCACCCTCGACCGCGAGTGGCGCTTTACCTATCTCAATAAAGAAGCCGAAACGCTATTGGAGCAGAACCGTTCCATTCTTCTCGGCAAGAATGTCTGGGAGGAATTCAAAGAGGCCGTCGGCAGCACTTTTGAGCGTGAATTCCATCGGGCACTGCACGAGAACGCTTCGGTGGCTTTTGAAGATTTCTATTCACCACTCGGCAAGTGGTTCGAGGTCCATGCTTATCCTTCCGAAGAAGGCCTGGCTGTTTATTTTCGTGATATTACCGAGCGAAAGCGGTCAGAGACTGAACGGGAGAAGCTGTACCAGGAGAAGCTGTTGTTGCTGGAATCCACAGGTAAAGGGATTTATGGGATTGATCTTGAGGGACGCTGCATGTTCATCAATAGCGCGGCAGCCCATATGCTGGGCTACGCGGTATCGGACTTACTAGGCCAACACATGCATGCATTGACCCACAACCGCCGCGCTGACGGCACGATTTATCCGGTGGAGCAGTGTGCAATCCTTCAGACACTACGGATCCAGCGGCCCAGTCATGCGGATGACGATGTTTTCTGGCGGAAAGATGGTAGGTGCCTGCCTGTGGAATTTACGTCACACCCGATCGTAGAGAGCGGGGAAACGACCGGCACCGTCGTAATCTTTTCGGATATCACACAGCGCAAAGACGCCGAACTGGCACGCAGGGAAGCCGATGCACGTATCCGTGAACAGGCGTCGCTGCTCGACAAGGCAAAAGACGCGATTATAGTCCGCAGCATCAATCATCATATTCAGTTTTGGAACCAGGGTGCTGAGCGGCTTTATGGATGGACGCTGGAGGAAGTAAACGGCAAATCCATAGAAAATATTTTATATGATGACTCCACAGCCTTCCACGAGGCAATGCAATTGGTATTACGTGATGATGAATGGCGTGGCGAGCTCACACAACGCCGCAAGGATGGAAGCACTTTAATAACAGAAGGCCATTGGACCTTGGTTCGGGACGACAAGGATCAGCCACAATCTATTCTTACCATCAATACCGACATCACCCAGCGCAAGGCGGCGGAAGACGAAATCCACCATCTTGCCTTCTATGATTCCTTGACCCAGCTGCCGAATCGGCAACTTCTGCTGGATCGCCTGCAGCAGGCCTTGGCGGCAAGTGCCCGCAGTCATAACATGGGCGCACTGTTATTTATCGACCTGGACAATTTCAAAACTCTCAATGATACGCTCGGCCATGATACTGGAGATCTGCTGCTGCGGCAGGTCGCTCCGCGCCTTGTCTCTTGTGTGCGCGAGAATGACACGGTGGCTCGTCTGGGGGGTGACGAATTTGTGGTAGTCCTGACAGGGGATTTAGGCTCGCATTCCCACGAAGCCGTTGCCCAGATAAAGATGATATGTGAAAGAATTCTTGCCGCCTTCACGGAGCCATTCCATCTGGGTGCGTATGAGCACCATAGTACGCCAAGCATCGGGGTTGCCCTGTTTAATGACCAGCCAACCACACTGGACGAATTGCTGAAACGGGCTGATCTTGCCATGTATCAGGCCAAGGCATCAGGCCGTAATGCCATGTGTTTTTTCGATCCGGACATGCAGGAAGTCGTGAACGTCCGCGTGGTTCTAGAATCCGATTTACGCAGGGGTTTGGAAAAAAAAGAGTTTCTCCTTCATTATCAGCCCCAGGTGGACGGTAATGGGCGCGTGACAGGTGCCGAGGCATTGGTGCGGTGGCAGCATTCACGGCGTGGCCTGCTGCCCCCGGCCGAGTTTATTCCTCACGCCGAAGAAAGCGGCCTGATCTATCCCCTCGGCCATTGGGTGCTGGAAACCGCGTGCTCGCAGCTGTCAGCCTGGTCAGCGCGGCCGGAAACAGCCCGACTTAACATGGCTATAAATGTCAGCCCCCGCCAATTCCGCCATCCGGATTTCGTCGATCAGGTACTTTCCGCGCTTGATCACACCGGCGCCGATCCGCAAAAACTCAAACTTGAGCTTACCGAGAACCTTCTTGTGCACAATGTGGAAGATATCATCGCCAAAATGGCCACGCTGAAAACCCGTGGCGTGGGCTTTGCCTTGGATGACTTTGGCACCGGCTATTCCTCACTTTATTATTTGAAACGCCTGCCATTGGGCTGGCTGAAGATTGATCAATCCTTCATCCGGGAACTGCTAACCGACCCTCATGACGCTACTATTGTTCGGGCCATTCTAGTTCTCGCAAAAAGCATGGGCTTATCTGTAATTGCCGAGGGCGTGGAAACTAATGCACAGAAAAGTTTTCTTGCCCAGCATGGCTGCGATGCCTATCAGGGCTACCTATTTAGCCGGCCACTGACATTCGAACAGTTCGAGGTATTTTATTCACGCAAGGATACAGCTTGA
- a CDS encoding tyrosine-type recombinase/integrase: MPLSDPAVRNAKLAVKPYKLTDGEGLYLLINNVGKYWRYDYRFQGKRKTLAFGVYPVITLADARDRRNQARKLVANGGDPAAIKQAKKLKEKQLAASTFEAVAREWHEKQSVKWVPKNSARTISVLERNIFPYIGSTPISQVTAATLLSAVQKIEKRGNIETAHRAMQISGQIFRYAIATGRAQADLSLVLKGALTPVRETHHASITDPKKIRDLLLALEGYSGSFITLSALKLAPLLFVRPGELRHAEWSEIDLNAAEWRIAAGKMKMKAVHLVPLCKQALAVLRELKPLTGEGRYVFPGVRSYARPMSENTVNAALRRLGYEKTEMTGHGFRSMASTILHEQGWPHEAIERQLAHAERNKVSAAYNYAEHLPKRREMMQAWADYLDGLKAGRSNTVA, translated from the coding sequence ATGCCTCTTTCTGATCCTGCTGTACGCAATGCAAAGCTAGCCGTCAAGCCATATAAGTTAACCGATGGCGAAGGGCTCTATTTGCTTATCAATAATGTGGGAAAGTATTGGCGGTATGACTATCGCTTCCAAGGTAAGCGAAAGACCCTCGCATTTGGAGTGTACCCGGTCATTACCTTGGCCGACGCGAGAGATAGAAGGAACCAAGCGCGTAAATTAGTTGCGAATGGCGGCGATCCGGCAGCGATCAAACAGGCAAAAAAGCTGAAGGAAAAACAACTCGCGGCCAGTACCTTCGAGGCCGTAGCGCGGGAATGGCACGAAAAGCAGTCCGTCAAATGGGTACCCAAGAATTCCGCCAGAACAATCAGCGTACTCGAGCGGAATATCTTTCCCTATATCGGCAGCACTCCAATATCGCAAGTGACGGCAGCAACTTTGCTGAGCGCAGTTCAGAAAATAGAAAAGCGCGGCAACATCGAAACCGCTCATAGAGCGATGCAGATTTCTGGCCAGATATTCCGTTATGCCATTGCTACTGGCCGGGCTCAAGCTGACTTAAGTCTGGTATTAAAAGGCGCACTCACGCCCGTAAGAGAAACCCACCACGCCAGCATTACTGATCCCAAAAAGATAAGAGATTTACTGCTCGCTCTCGAAGGCTATAGCGGATCGTTTATTACGCTATCAGCACTTAAATTAGCGCCATTGCTTTTTGTACGTCCCGGAGAGCTCCGTCATGCTGAATGGTCAGAGATAGATTTAAACGCAGCTGAGTGGCGTATAGCGGCCGGCAAGATGAAAATGAAAGCCGTTCACTTAGTGCCATTGTGTAAACAGGCTTTGGCCGTATTGCGGGAGTTGAAACCTCTGACAGGGGAGGGCAGGTACGTTTTTCCGGGTGTTAGAAGCTATGCCAGACCAATGAGTGAAAACACGGTTAACGCAGCTCTACGGCGCCTTGGCTACGAGAAAACCGAAATGACAGGGCATGGATTCAGAAGCATGGCCTCGACGATCCTACATGAGCAGGGCTGGCCGCATGAGGCAATAGAAAGGCAACTGGCGCATGCTGAGCGCAACAAGGTAAGCGCAGCTTATAACTACGCCGAGCATTTACCAAAACGCAGAGAGATGATGCAGGCTTGGGCCGATTATTTGGATGGGCTCAAGGCTGGAAGGAGTAACACCGTGGCCTGA
- a CDS encoding helix-turn-helix transcriptional regulator, with translation MIKNNSSNFGKLPASGYIRQSQLIPAIVPFSSATLWRKVKKGEFPRPVKLSERITAWDVNSIRAWLESKSARGD, from the coding sequence ATGATTAAGAATAATTCCTCGAACTTTGGAAAACTACCAGCCTCTGGCTACATCCGCCAGTCGCAACTAATACCGGCCATTGTGCCATTTTCTTCCGCTACCCTCTGGCGCAAAGTCAAAAAAGGCGAGTTTCCAAGGCCTGTAAAACTATCTGAACGCATCACGGCATGGGACGTGAATTCTATCCGTGCCTGGCTTGAATCAAAATCAGCGCGAGGGGATTGA
- a CDS encoding DUF3631 domain-containing protein: MSLDPYQSIDATPEAQAAFNEAMQDSVPDESEADVIKRLATMNPLDYDRARKSCAEKLGVKETALDKAVSMARKEKDGQPAMFNEVEPWHSTVDADEVLSELSDAFQRYAVLPPHAADALALWCAFTWFCEVSHIAPLLVLRSPEKGCGKSTVLSIVKRLVFRPWVLSGISAAVLYRVADKYRPTVLIDEGDTFLNAENQELHGIINSGYSQDAPYFWRCVGDDHEPKGFYVFSPKAIAFIGHTRDTLHDRAVEIELRRKLGHEKVARLRHADGGELDILAQKLARLSADHLYAYAAIRPTMPESLPDRQADNWEPLTAIAHLAGSEWVQRATAAALTLTGTKQESAQASVGVELLADIQNVFQSKRIDKIRTTELVNELCNDPEAGWSTYNRGKQISPRQVAKRLSEFSINPKPIRFAYGEVQKGYAKEQFTDAFSRYLSHPLENAILAVTELQPNNDAVLSVTDKNDVTVTQIPSVTATSSIDTGCNRVTDKTGDRGTRIVKGLINEKAEVTI, encoded by the coding sequence ATGAGTTTAGACCCCTATCAATCCATTGACGCAACTCCTGAGGCGCAAGCGGCTTTTAATGAAGCTATGCAGGATAGCGTGCCTGATGAAAGCGAAGCGGACGTAATCAAACGACTTGCGACCATGAACCCGCTGGACTATGACAGGGCCCGGAAGAGTTGCGCTGAGAAATTAGGGGTAAAAGAAACCGCACTTGATAAAGCTGTATCCATGGCTCGCAAGGAAAAGGATGGGCAGCCGGCGATGTTCAACGAGGTAGAGCCGTGGCATAGCACCGTTGACGCAGATGAAGTGTTATCTGAACTTTCCGATGCCTTCCAGCGCTATGCCGTGTTGCCTCCGCACGCAGCTGATGCGCTGGCCTTGTGGTGCGCTTTCACGTGGTTTTGTGAGGTTTCGCATATCGCTCCGTTACTGGTACTTCGCAGTCCGGAAAAAGGCTGCGGGAAATCCACCGTGCTGAGCATCGTTAAAAGGCTTGTCTTCAGACCATGGGTTCTATCGGGAATTAGTGCTGCTGTGCTGTATAGGGTGGCGGATAAATATCGCCCCACCGTACTGATAGACGAAGGGGACACATTCCTGAATGCCGAGAACCAAGAGTTACACGGCATTATCAATAGCGGTTACAGCCAGGATGCTCCTTATTTCTGGCGATGCGTAGGAGACGATCACGAACCGAAGGGGTTTTATGTATTCAGTCCCAAAGCAATAGCGTTTATTGGACATACCCGGGATACCCTGCACGACCGTGCGGTTGAAATCGAGTTACGCAGAAAGTTGGGGCATGAAAAGGTGGCCCGATTACGTCATGCAGATGGCGGCGAACTCGATATCCTGGCTCAAAAATTAGCCCGGCTGTCTGCAGATCATCTTTACGCTTACGCGGCTATCCGTCCCACAATGCCGGAAAGCCTGCCAGACAGACAAGCAGACAATTGGGAGCCCCTGACAGCCATTGCGCACCTTGCCGGAAGCGAGTGGGTGCAGCGCGCTACAGCAGCTGCTTTGACCCTGACCGGCACGAAACAGGAATCCGCCCAGGCCTCAGTAGGTGTTGAATTGCTTGCTGATATTCAGAACGTATTTCAGAGCAAGCGCATAGACAAGATCCGCACGACCGAACTGGTCAACGAGCTCTGTAACGATCCGGAAGCCGGATGGTCGACATATAACCGCGGCAAGCAGATCAGCCCGCGTCAGGTTGCGAAACGACTATCCGAGTTTTCAATAAACCCTAAACCCATCCGTTTCGCTTACGGCGAAGTACAAAAAGGATACGCCAAAGAGCAATTCACGGATGCGTTTTCCCGCTACCTTTCCCACCCTCTGGAAAATGCCATTTTAGCGGTTACAGAGTTACAGCCCAATAATGACGCGGTTCTTAGCGTAACCGATAAAAATGATGTAACCGTTACACAAATCCCATCGGTTACAGCTACATCCAGCATTGACACGGGTTGTAACCGTGTAACCGATAAAACAGGGGATAGAGGCACACGCATAGTGAAAGGGCTAATTAACGAAAAAGCGGAGGTGACGATATGA
- a CDS encoding phage protein — MASPYSPANANPEFTMTQQYIRKASLIIGAGSDALDLSKMQFTFNVQAAVISTPTTAFIRVFNLSGKTARRVTEEGELIILSAGYGGNFNTIFQGQITQARIGRENGTDTYLDITAADGDQIYNFAVVNFSVAAGSNAIGRLRMLATAAGMPEGTIQAPENGPKLSRGVVYFGLVRDCLRQECASIGTNWSINDGKLDVIAEGGYKEGEIPVITSATGMIGVPEQNGLGISFKCLLNPHLRKDERVQIDNALIRQFGYTTSNLEIAKQFASIPTLTTDGIYKILYVNHYGDTRGNDWYSDVVASSDIKNKAQLQFMPKIS; from the coding sequence GTGGCCAGCCCCTATTCACCCGCCAATGCCAATCCGGAGTTCACTATGACGCAGCAATATATTAGAAAAGCCAGCCTTATCATAGGCGCTGGCTCCGATGCACTTGACCTGTCAAAAATGCAGTTTACTTTCAACGTTCAGGCTGCGGTGATCAGCACGCCAACAACCGCTTTCATCCGCGTATTCAACCTGTCAGGGAAAACCGCCCGCCGCGTCACCGAAGAGGGTGAGCTCATAATCCTCTCTGCTGGCTACGGAGGTAATTTCAATACCATATTCCAAGGCCAGATTACCCAGGCCAGAATCGGGCGCGAGAATGGCACAGATACTTATCTTGATATCACTGCTGCCGATGGGGATCAGATTTATAACTTCGCGGTAGTCAATTTCAGCGTAGCAGCGGGTTCCAATGCTATCGGAAGGCTTCGCATGTTAGCCACTGCAGCTGGTATGCCAGAGGGAACGATCCAGGCGCCAGAGAACGGACCAAAGCTGAGCCGCGGTGTCGTCTACTTCGGCTTGGTGCGTGACTGCCTCCGGCAGGAGTGCGCCTCCATCGGAACGAACTGGTCCATCAATGATGGGAAGCTGGATGTGATTGCGGAGGGCGGCTACAAGGAAGGGGAAATACCGGTTATCACCTCTGCAACCGGGATGATCGGGGTACCAGAACAGAACGGGCTGGGTATTTCCTTCAAGTGTTTACTGAACCCCCACCTGCGGAAAGATGAGCGAGTCCAGATCGATAACGCACTCATCCGTCAATTCGGCTACACGACTTCCAATCTGGAAATAGCTAAGCAGTTCGCATCCATTCCCACATTAACTACCGATGGCATTTATAAAATCCTCTATGTGAATCACTACGGGGACACGCGTGGGAATGACTGGTATTCGGATGTGGTTGCTTCTTCGGATATCAAGAATAAAGCGCAACTTCAATTTATGCCTAAGATTTCATAA